The following coding sequences are from one Roseburia hominis A2-183 window:
- a CDS encoding ATP-binding protein has product MTDTIHNTILPMTDTTAEPEDYTGEDGLLYCGKCRKPKEAYFPEGKTFFGRDRHPSECDCQRAARKEREAAEKRRSHLETVERLKRQGFTDKTMQDWTFANDNGSCPQMKNAAGYVARWEQIKDGNYGLLLWGRVGTGKSYFAGCIANALMEQEVPVCMTNFAAILNDLAASFAGRNEYISRLCSFPLLIIDDFGMERGTEYGLEQVYNVIDSRYRSRKPLIVTTNLTLEELQHPEDTAHARIYDRLLEMCSPLCFTGENLRKAAAQGKMEQLKRLLAGKEICL; this is encoded by the coding sequence ATGACCGATACAATCCACAACACCATACTGCCTATGACCGACACCACAGCCGAGCCGGAGGATTACACCGGGGAGGACGGGCTTTTATACTGCGGCAAATGCCGGAAACCCAAAGAAGCCTATTTCCCAGAGGGCAAGACCTTTTTCGGGCGTGACCGCCACCCGTCAGAGTGCGACTGCCAGCGGGCAGCCCGTAAGGAACGGGAAGCCGCCGAGAAGCGGCGCAGCCACCTTGAAACGGTGGAACGGCTGAAACGGCAGGGCTTTACAGACAAGACCATGCAGGACTGGACATTTGCCAACGATAACGGCAGCTGCCCGCAGATGAAGAACGCCGCCGGATATGTGGCACGCTGGGAACAGATAAAGGACGGGAACTACGGGCTGCTCTTGTGGGGCAGGGTAGGCACTGGGAAAAGCTATTTTGCCGGGTGTATTGCAAACGCCCTCATGGAGCAGGAAGTCCCGGTGTGCATGACAAACTTTGCAGCAATATTAAACGACCTTGCCGCCAGCTTTGCGGGCAGGAACGAATATATTTCCCGCCTTTGCAGCTTCCCCCTGCTCATCATTGACGATTTTGGAATGGAGCGTGGCACAGAATACGGTCTGGAACAGGTCTACAATGTGATTGACAGCCGCTACCGGAGCAGGAAGCCGCTGATTGTGACGACCAACCTCACGCTGGAGGAATTGCAGCACCCGGAGGACACCGCCCACGCCCGGATTTATGACCGCCTGCTTGAAATGTGTTCCCCTCTCTGCTTTACCGGGGAGAATTTGAGGAAAGCCGCCGCACAGGGAAAAATGGAACAGCTGAAACGGCTGCTTGCCGGAAAGGAGATTTGCCTATGA
- a CDS encoding cysteine-rich VLP domain-containing protein has translation MNGNIPRMDYRQYRAARRLVHECCNYDSGNCLLLEDGEPCVCVQSISYSLLCRWFTAAVLPLDEALEAALLRRGSRKRCAVCGAFFFPKSNRGKYCPDCAGRMKRINAAKRKRKQREKCHALGHFKPA, from the coding sequence ATGAACGGTAATATCCCCCGCATGGACTACCGCCAGTACCGGGCAGCCCGCCGCCTTGTGCATGAGTGCTGCAACTATGACAGCGGGAACTGCCTGCTGTTGGAGGACGGCGAGCCTTGCGTGTGTGTACAGAGTATCAGCTATTCGCTGCTCTGCCGCTGGTTTACCGCCGCTGTCCTGCCCCTTGATGAAGCACTGGAAGCCGCCCTCTTGCGCCGGGGAAGCCGGAAACGCTGCGCTGTCTGCGGGGCGTTCTTCTTCCCAAAATCCAACCGGGGGAAATACTGCCCGGACTGCGCCGGACGCATGAAGCGGATAAACGCCGCCAAACGGAAGCGGAAACAAAGGGAGAAATGTCACGCTTTAGGGCATTTCAAACCCGCATAA
- a CDS encoding MT-A70 family methyltransferase, with product MQQYSIIYADPPWRYSAKKVQGAAENHYPTMSIEELCALPVADLAAPDSALFLWATFPQLPEALRLIEAWGFTYKSVAFVWLKKNKKADSWFYGLGFWTRGNAEICLLATKGHPKRQATNIHQFIISPIEAHSKKPDEARDKIISLMGDLPRVELFARQTPRGWAVWGNEVTPTIPDFGTHCPEVQKGV from the coding sequence ATCCAGCAGTATTCTATCATTTACGCCGATCCCCCTTGGCGCTACTCGGCTAAGAAAGTACAGGGCGCGGCGGAAAATCATTATCCCACTATGAGCATTGAAGAGTTATGTGCGTTGCCTGTGGCTGATCTTGCGGCCCCGGACAGCGCACTCTTTTTATGGGCTACTTTCCCGCAGCTCCCGGAGGCGCTCCGGCTGATTGAGGCTTGGGGCTTCACCTACAAAAGCGTTGCTTTCGTCTGGCTGAAAAAGAACAAGAAAGCAGATAGCTGGTTTTATGGCCTTGGCTTCTGGACAAGGGGCAACGCGGAAATTTGTCTGCTGGCTACCAAGGGACATCCGAAGCGGCAGGCTACCAATATTCATCAATTTATCATTTCCCCGATTGAGGCCCACAGCAAAAAGCCGGACGAGGCCCGCGACAAAATCATTTCCCTGATGGGCGATCTGCCCCGCGTGGAGCTCTTTGCCAGACAGACCCCGCGCGGCTGGGCTGTATGGGGAAATGAAGTAACACCAACCATCCCGGACTTTGGGACACATTGTCCCGAAGTGCAGAAAGGAGTGTGA
- a CDS encoding transposon-encoded TnpW family protein, which yields MTDTQRNKRPARRPDCVTETRIGNTILVVSGFFKEGATDTAADKMMKVLEAEAAAGYLTCDKPD from the coding sequence ATGACCGACACCCAGAGAAACAAACGCCCTGCCCGCCGCCCGGACTGCGTGACCGAAACGAGGATAGGCAACACAATCCTTGTGGTGTCTGGCTTTTTCAAGGAGGGGGCGACCGACACCGCCGCTGACAAGATGATGAAAGTGCTGGAAGCAGAAGCCGCCGCCGGATATTTGACCTGTGATAAGCCTGATTGA
- a CDS encoding septation protein SpoVG family protein: MPRRYGADGTRLWNGKTPEEFTEADAYRFMVETEAVLQRKELMDDPAQPAPASGKEEFYLSKKDDVLLTPEQIAAEERRWLFDAPIAELAEVKGVSIDEAVKMRTDAVLQEAVVPITVSVRPIEPQGKLIGFASVNFGGVVIDDFKVVDGKNGIFLGAPSKPDPASRTGYRATVRIPDRAIQERINAAGVEAYHAAVEQLVARAQAVRPAPIKEQMAEAAKQAGKENAARPAPAKAKEARNDR; the protein is encoded by the coding sequence ATGCCGAGAAGATACGGGGCGGATGGAACGCGCTTATGGAATGGAAAAACGCCGGAGGAGTTTACTGAGGCGGATGCTTACCGCTTTATGGTGGAAACAGAGGCCGTCCTGCAAAGGAAAGAGCTGATGGACGATCCCGCCCAGCCTGCTCCGGCAAGCGGAAAGGAGGAATTTTATCTGAGTAAGAAAGACGATGTATTGCTGACCCCGGAGCAGATTGCTGCGGAGGAGCGGCGCTGGCTGTTTGATGCTCCCATCGCGGAGCTTGCGGAAGTCAAGGGCGTTAGTATTGACGAGGCGGTAAAAATGCGGACGGATGCCGTCTTGCAAGAGGCGGTTGTTCCGATCACAGTATCTGTCCGCCCGATTGAGCCGCAGGGTAAACTGATCGGCTTCGCCAGCGTCAACTTTGGCGGTGTGGTCATCGACGATTTTAAGGTTGTGGATGGGAAAAACGGGATTTTCCTCGGTGCTCCCTCTAAGCCCGATCCTGCCAGCCGGACGGGATACCGGGCTACGGTTCGGATTCCTGACCGTGCCATACAGGAACGGATCAATGCGGCTGGTGTGGAGGCGTATCATGCGGCGGTGGAACAGCTTGTTGCACGGGCCCAGGCGGTACGGCCTGCCCCGATCAAGGAGCAGATGGCCGAGGCCGCGAAACAAGCTGGAAAAGAAAATGCCGCCCGGCCTGCACCTGCCAAAGCAAAGGAGGCCCGCAATGACCGATAG
- a CDS encoding VirB6/TrbL-like conjugal transfer protein, CD1112 family: MDFLTDWLTNWLKELLIGGIMGNLEGLFDTVNTQVGEIAAQVGTTPAAWHAGVFSLIRQLSETVILPIAGMVLTFVATYELIQMLLEKNNMHEVDVANLYKWMFKTACAILILSNTFNIVMAVFDVSQSVIAQAGGLIQGSTDVSADMLAELETSLEAMDLGPLLGLWLQSALIGFTMKAMGIIIFVLVYGRMLEIYLLTSLAPIPVATLSNRELGSTGQNYIKSLFAVGFQGLLILVCVAIYAVLIQGIATSGDPIGAIWGTVGYTVLLCFMLFKTGSIAQRIFGAH, from the coding sequence ATGGATTTTCTCACCGACTGGCTCACAAACTGGCTCAAAGAGCTTCTGATTGGCGGCATCATGGGGAACCTCGAAGGTCTTTTTGATACTGTCAATACCCAAGTCGGAGAGATTGCGGCACAGGTAGGGACTACCCCGGCGGCGTGGCACGCCGGGGTTTTCTCCCTGATCCGACAGCTTTCCGAAACGGTGATCCTGCCGATTGCCGGAATGGTGCTGACCTTTGTTGCCACTTATGAGCTCATACAGATGCTTTTGGAAAAGAACAATATGCACGAGGTTGACGTTGCGAACCTCTATAAATGGATGTTCAAAACGGCCTGTGCAATCTTAATCCTGTCAAACACATTCAATATCGTCATGGCTGTGTTCGATGTGTCGCAGAGCGTTATCGCGCAGGCAGGCGGGCTGATTCAAGGCTCTACCGATGTTTCGGCGGATATGCTTGCCGAACTGGAAACCTCGCTGGAGGCGATGGACTTAGGGCCGCTTTTGGGGCTTTGGCTGCAGTCTGCGCTCATTGGATTTACGATGAAGGCGATGGGGATTATCATTTTCGTTTTGGTGTATGGCAGGATGCTGGAAATCTATCTGCTGACCAGTCTGGCCCCCATCCCCGTTGCTACGCTTTCCAACCGGGAGCTTGGCAGCACCGGGCAAAACTACATCAAGTCCCTGTTTGCCGTGGGCTTTCAAGGGCTGCTGATTCTTGTATGTGTTGCAATTTACGCGGTGCTCATTCAAGGCATCGCAACAAGCGGCGATCCCATCGGGGCGATTTGGGGAACTGTGGGCTACACGGTTTTGCTTTGCTTCATGCTCTTTAAGACCGGGAGCATTGCCCAGCGTATCTTTGGCGCTCATTAA
- a CDS encoding replication initiator protein A encodes MTAGTELPAYLPYPRFLLETDLSHTARELYALLLDRSTLSQKNGWQDSEGRTYIVYPIAEIAEMLDKGCTTIKGALNELDAAGLLERRRTGFSAANRLYVKVPPIPVVQFSDQLTDGKPPLIRAGNRPTDSRKTDLMTVGKPSPNQTNINNLIESQTKGASEGQPPAAYGRYKNVFLSDTELLELEQDFPGKWEYYLDRLSCHIASTGKQYQSHAATIYKWAQEDAAKEKPKKGIPDYSFKEGESL; translated from the coding sequence ATGACCGCAGGAACGGAGCTGCCCGCTTACCTGCCTTACCCCCGTTTCCTGCTGGAAACAGACCTATCCCACACCGCAAGAGAGTTATATGCGCTGCTGTTAGACCGTTCCACCCTTTCGCAGAAGAACGGCTGGCAGGACAGCGAGGGACGGACATACATTGTCTACCCCATAGCAGAGATAGCGGAAATGCTGGATAAAGGCTGCACCACCATAAAGGGCGCACTGAACGAACTGGACGCTGCCGGGCTGCTGGAACGCAGACGGACGGGCTTTTCTGCCGCCAACCGTCTGTATGTGAAAGTGCCGCCTATCCCAGTGGTACAGTTTTCCGACCAACTGACGGACGGAAAACCGCCCCTCATAAGGGCGGGAAACCGACCAACTGACAGCCGGAAAACTGACCTTATGACGGTCGGAAAACCGTCCCCTAACCAAACTAATATAAACAACCTAATAGAGAGCCAAACAAAAGGAGCGAGTGAGGGGCAGCCCCCCGCCGCTTATGGCAGATATAAAAATGTATTTCTTTCTGACACAGAACTTTTGGAGCTGGAACAGGACTTCCCCGGCAAGTGGGAGTATTACCTTGACCGCCTTTCCTGCCACATCGCTTCCACCGGGAAGCAGTACCAGAGCCATGCAGCCACCATTTACAAGTGGGCGCAGGAGGACGCTGCCAAAGAGAAGCCAAAGAAAGGCATACCGGACTATTCATTCAAGGAGGGAGAAAGCCTATGA
- a CDS encoding recombinase family protein, with protein sequence MLRQTTQQLITALYPRLSHEDELQGESNSISNQKRILETYAKQNGFSNLRWYTDDGYSGANFQRPGFQAMLADIEAGKVGTVIVKDMSRLGRNYLQVGMYTEMIFPQKGVRFIAINDGVDSAQGENDFAPLRNIFNEWLVRDTSKKIKAVKRSKGMSGKPITSKPVYGYLMDEDENFIIDEEAAPVVRQIYSLCLAGNGPTKIARMLTEQQIPTPGTLEYRRTGSTRRYHPGYECKWATNTVVHLLENREYTGCLVNFKTEKPSYKLKHSIENPPEKQAVFENHHEPIIDRETWERVQELRKQRKRPNRYDEVGLFSGILFCADCGSVMYQQRYQTDKRKQDCYICGSYKKRTADCTAHFIRTDLLTAGVLSNLRKVTSYAAKHEARFMKLLIEQNEDGDRRRNAAKKKELEAAEKRIAELSAIFKRLYEDSVTGRISDERFTELSADYEAEQKELKERAARLREELSKAQEATANAEKFMNVVRRHTTIEELTPTLLREFVEKIVVHESVALDGKRRGKLRRQEIEIYYSFVGKVELPDT encoded by the coding sequence ATGTTAAGACAGACCACCCAGCAACTCATTACCGCCCTTTACCCAAGACTGTCCCATGAGGACGAGCTGCAAGGCGAGAGCAATTCCATTTCCAACCAAAAGAGGATTTTGGAAACCTATGCCAAACAGAATGGATTTTCTAATCTGCGCTGGTACACCGACGACGGTTATTCCGGTGCGAACTTTCAAAGACCCGGATTTCAAGCCATGCTTGCAGACATTGAAGCAGGGAAAGTCGGGACAGTTATCGTCAAGGATATGTCGAGGTTAGGGCGAAACTACTTACAGGTGGGAATGTACACAGAAATGATTTTCCCACAGAAAGGTGTCCGCTTCATCGCTATCAATGACGGAGTGGACAGCGCACAGGGGGAAAATGATTTTGCCCCGCTGCGGAACATTTTTAACGAATGGCTGGTGAGAGATACGAGCAAGAAAATCAAGGCAGTAAAACGCTCTAAGGGCATGAGCGGAAAGCCCATCACAAGCAAGCCCGTCTATGGCTACCTCATGGACGAGGACGAAAACTTTATCATTGACGAGGAAGCCGCCCCGGTGGTACGGCAGATTTACAGCCTTTGCCTTGCCGGGAACGGTCCGACCAAGATAGCCCGTATGCTGACCGAGCAGCAAATCCCCACGCCGGGGACGCTGGAATACCGCAGGACGGGCAGCACCCGCCGCTACCACCCCGGCTATGAGTGCAAGTGGGCGACCAATACCGTGGTTCATCTGCTGGAAAACCGGGAATATACGGGCTGTCTGGTAAACTTTAAGACCGAGAAGCCGTCCTACAAGCTGAAACACAGCATAGAAAATCCCCCGGAAAAGCAGGCGGTTTTTGAGAACCACCATGAGCCTATCATTGACCGGGAAACGTGGGAACGGGTGCAGGAGTTACGCAAGCAGCGCAAACGCCCCAACCGTTATGACGAAGTGGGCTTGTTCTCCGGCATACTCTTTTGTGCCGACTGCGGCAGCGTCATGTACCAGCAGCGATACCAGACGGACAAGCGCAAGCAGGACTGTTATATCTGCGGAAGCTACAAGAAACGCACCGCCGACTGCACAGCGCACTTTATCCGCACTGACCTCTTGACCGCTGGCGTACTCTCCAATCTGCGGAAAGTTACCAGCTATGCGGCAAAGCATGAAGCCCGGTTTATGAAGCTTTTAATCGAGCAGAATGAGGACGGGGACAGACGCAGGAACGCCGCCAAGAAAAAGGAGCTGGAAGCCGCCGAGAAACGCATAGCCGAGTTATCTGCTATCTTCAAGCGGCTGTATGAGGACAGCGTAACCGGGCGCATATCGGACGAGCGTTTCACAGAGCTGTCGGCAGACTATGAAGCCGAGCAGAAAGAACTGAAAGAACGTGCCGCCAGACTGCGGGAAGAACTTTCCAAAGCGCAGGAAGCCACCGCAAACGCTGAAAAGTTTATGAATGTGGTACGCAGGCACACTACCATTGAAGAACTTACCCCTACTCTGCTGCGGGAGTTTGTGGAGAAAATCGTTGTCCATGAAAGCGTTGCCCTTGACGGGAAACGCCGGGGCAAGTTACGCAGACAGGAAATCGAAATCTATTATTCTTTTGTCGGCAAGGTAGAACTGCCCGACACCTAA
- a CDS encoding VirB4-like conjugal transfer ATPase, CD1110 family, with protein MKNTKKKNGAAAKGKGRAALSAQQTIPYLSMHPDGVCKLPGGLYTKTVEYEDINYSVASTEDQTAIFSGWSSFLNYFDSSLPFQLSFINRRSHSRSRYQVNIPKADDNYNSVRDEFTGMLKNQIAKSNNGIERSKYITFGIPAEGIAEARPRLERVEADVMGNFKRLGVPSEPMDGRARLALLHSQMHPGSREAFRFSWKDIPQTGLGTKDFIAPDSLDFRQSRTFRIGQYWGAVSYLQIMASELSDKLLAEILELDAEMTVTMHIQTVDQLKAIKTIKGKISDIGKMKVEEQRKAVRSGYDPDILPPDLITFSKDAAELLADLQSRNERMFLLTFTVVNLAPNRQRLENDVFTVGGIAQKYNCALRRLDWQQEQGFVSSLALGYNEVEIQRGMTTSSTAIFIPFMTRELRMAGQALYYGMNALSHNVIMADRKKLKSANGMYLGSTGSGKSFAAKRELLNVFLTIPQDRIIVVDPMGEYAPLVRRLGGQVIEIAPDSPHHLNPMDVELNMAAGESPLSMKADFLLSLCELVVGGKEGLQPIEKTVIDRCVRLVYREQALGLETAKTPLLQDLYEELLRQPEPEARRVATALELYCTGSLNLFNHPTNVKTDSRVVCIVLKNMGENLRKIAMHITNEFVSQAVDQNFHEGAATWCYFDEFHILLRDPLTASYFVAVWKMLRKKGCVPSALTQNVKDLLASREIENILDNTDFMILLSQAQSDRTILAKQLGISEHQLSYITHSNSGEGLLFYGNVTIPFVDRFPRGEIYDLLTTRPEDMKNETKNE; from the coding sequence TTGAAAAACACAAAGAAGAAAAACGGAGCCGCCGCCAAGGGTAAAGGCCGGGCGGCCCTGTCTGCCCAGCAGACAATCCCGTATCTGTCCATGCACCCGGACGGTGTGTGCAAGCTCCCGGGTGGGCTCTATACAAAAACTGTGGAATATGAGGACATCAATTACTCCGTGGCATCCACCGAGGATCAGACTGCCATATTCAGCGGATGGAGTTCATTTCTCAACTACTTTGACAGTTCGCTGCCGTTCCAGCTTTCCTTTATCAATCGCCGTTCCCATTCCCGCAGCCGCTATCAAGTCAATATCCCGAAAGCGGATGACAACTATAACAGCGTCCGGGACGAGTTTACCGGGATGCTGAAAAATCAGATTGCCAAAAGCAATAACGGCATTGAACGCTCAAAATACATCACCTTTGGCATACCCGCCGAGGGGATTGCGGAGGCTCGGCCCCGTCTGGAGCGTGTGGAGGCTGATGTCATGGGAAACTTTAAGCGGCTGGGCGTTCCCTCGGAGCCTATGGACGGGCGGGCCCGCCTTGCGCTGCTTCATAGCCAGATGCATCCGGGGAGCCGCGAGGCGTTCCGCTTTTCGTGGAAAGACATCCCACAGACCGGGCTTGGCACAAAAGACTTTATTGCCCCGGACAGTCTCGACTTCCGCCAGTCCCGCACATTCCGTATCGGCCAGTATTGGGGCGCGGTGTCCTACTTACAGATTATGGCATCGGAGCTTTCGGATAAGTTGTTGGCAGAAATCTTGGAGCTGGATGCGGAAATGACCGTGACCATGCACATTCAGACCGTGGATCAGCTCAAGGCAATTAAGACCATCAAGGGGAAAATCTCGGACATCGGAAAAATGAAAGTGGAGGAACAGAGAAAGGCTGTGCGCTCCGGCTATGACCCGGATATTCTTCCCCCTGACCTGATTACATTCAGCAAGGACGCAGCGGAGCTTCTGGCTGATTTGCAATCCCGCAATGAGCGAATGTTTCTGCTGACCTTTACGGTGGTAAACCTTGCTCCTAACCGCCAGCGGCTGGAAAACGATGTGTTTACCGTGGGCGGTATCGCGCAGAAATACAACTGCGCTCTGCGCCGTCTGGACTGGCAACAGGAACAGGGCTTTGTTTCCTCGTTGGCCCTTGGTTACAACGAGGTAGAAATCCAGCGCGGTATGACCACCAGCTCCACAGCCATCTTTATTCCTTTTATGACAAGGGAGCTCCGCATGGCTGGGCAGGCCCTCTACTATGGCATGAACGCACTTTCTCACAATGTCATCATGGCTGACCGCAAAAAGCTGAAATCGGCAAACGGGATGTATTTGGGCTCTACGGGCTCCGGCAAGAGCTTTGCCGCAAAGCGCGAGCTCTTGAATGTGTTTCTCACCATCCCGCAGGATCGGATCATCGTGGTTGACCCGATGGGCGAATACGCTCCGCTGGTGCGAAGGCTGGGCGGCCAGGTGATCGAGATTGCCCCGGACAGCCCGCACCACCTCAATCCGATGGATGTGGAGCTCAATATGGCCGCCGGAGAAAGCCCGCTTTCCATGAAGGCGGATTTTCTTTTGTCCCTATGCGAGCTGGTGGTCGGCGGCAAGGAAGGCTTGCAGCCCATTGAAAAGACGGTCATTGACCGCTGTGTGCGTTTGGTGTACCGGGAACAGGCGCTCGGACTGGAAACTGCAAAAACACCGCTGTTGCAGGATTTGTACGAAGAGCTCTTACGCCAGCCGGAGCCCGAAGCCCGGCGCGTGGCAACTGCCTTAGAGCTTTATTGCACAGGCTCCCTCAATCTCTTTAACCATCCTACCAACGTCAAGACGGACAGCCGTGTGGTGTGCATCGTTCTGAAAAACATGGGCGAAAACCTTAGAAAGATTGCAATGCACATCACAAATGAGTTTGTTTCGCAGGCGGTGGATCAGAACTTCCACGAGGGTGCGGCGACTTGGTGCTACTTTGACGAGTTTCATATCCTGCTCCGCGATCCGCTGACAGCCAGCTACTTTGTGGCAGTCTGGAAAATGCTACGTAAAAAAGGATGTGTGCCGTCTGCTTTGACGCAGAACGTCAAAGACCTTTTGGCCAGCCGGGAAATCGAGAACATTTTGGACAACACGGATTTTATGATTCTGCTTTCGCAGGCGCAGAGTGACCGTACCATTCTGGCAAAACAGCTCGGTATTTCCGAGCATCAGCTTTCCTATATCACACACAGCAATTCCGGCGAGGGGCTGTTGTTCTATGGAAATGTAACCATTCCGTTTGTGGATCGGTTCCCTCGCGGAGAAATCTATGACCTGCTGACTACCCGCCCGGAGGATATGAAGAATGAAACGAAAAACGAATAA
- a CDS encoding DNA-methyltransferase: protein MTDSRTLGQSVPKEGLFLMDGIEGLRSLPKHSVDMLLTDPPYGTTRNYWDVPLPLPELWEAVKWAVKPNGAVLFFAQCPFDKVLGASNLAMLRYEWIWYKERGTGFLNANRAPLKKSENILVFYQKSPVYNPQFTYGKPYTRVHSRSGTSSNYGKFERQGSESNDGRRYPGNVLFVPTVSGGIHPTQKPVELCEYLIRTYTRPGELVADICVGSGTTAIAAINTERRFVCFETAPSFYAAASERIRAAQAVKSSGEKGV, encoded by the coding sequence ATGACCGATAGCCGCACTTTGGGACAAAGTGTCCCGAAGGAGGGCTTGTTTCTCATGGACGGCATCGAGGGCCTGCGTTCTTTGCCAAAACATAGCGTGGATATGCTGCTGACTGATCCGCCCTACGGCACAACCCGGAATTATTGGGATGTGCCCCTGCCGCTCCCGGAGCTGTGGGAGGCGGTGAAATGGGCGGTCAAGCCGAATGGCGCAGTGCTGTTTTTCGCACAGTGCCCCTTTGACAAGGTGCTGGGCGCATCCAACCTCGCCATGCTCCGCTATGAGTGGATTTGGTACAAGGAGCGCGGAACGGGCTTTCTCAATGCAAACCGGGCTCCACTGAAAAAGTCCGAGAATATCTTGGTGTTTTACCAGAAGTCCCCGGTCTACAATCCGCAGTTTACTTATGGCAAGCCTTATACCCGTGTTCATTCCCGAAGCGGTACAAGCTCCAACTATGGGAAATTTGAACGGCAGGGCTCCGAGTCCAACGATGGCCGCCGCTATCCCGGAAATGTACTATTTGTGCCTACGGTGTCCGGCGGCATCCATCCTACACAGAAGCCTGTGGAGCTCTGCGAGTATCTGATCCGCACCTACACCCGTCCCGGAGAACTGGTCGCGGACATTTGCGTTGGCTCCGGCACAACCGCGATTGCAGCCATCAACACAGAACGCCGCTTTGTATGCTTTGAAACGGCCCCGTCCTTTTATGCCGCCGCCAGTGAGCGCATCCGTGCGGCGCAGGCAGTAAAAAGCTCCGGCGAGAAAGGAGTGTAA
- a CDS encoding PrgI family protein has product MPYVNVPNDLSKIKTKMAFNLTKRQLVCFGSAGAVGIPAYLLTRATLGNTGAMFLMLGIMLPAFLLAMYEKDGLPFEKVVRNIIRVKFLRPGIRAYRTENIYAPFTGPGAGKEDVIEKHKEEKRSRRQG; this is encoded by the coding sequence ATGCCCTATGTAAACGTACCAAACGATTTATCCAAAATCAAAACAAAGATGGCTTTCAACCTCACCAAACGCCAGCTTGTCTGCTTCGGCAGCGCGGGCGCGGTGGGGATTCCGGCCTATCTGCTGACCCGTGCCACCCTCGGCAATACCGGGGCGATGTTTCTCATGCTTGGAATTATGCTCCCGGCGTTCTTGCTGGCGATGTATGAAAAGGACGGCTTACCCTTTGAAAAGGTTGTGCGGAATATCATCCGGGTCAAGTTTCTAAGGCCGGGGATCAGGGCCTACCGAACCGAAAACATTTATGCGCCCTTTACCGGGCCGGGCGCTGGAAAGGAGGATGTGATTGAAAAACACAAAGAAGAAAAACGGAGCCGCCGCCAAGGGTAA